DNA sequence from the bacterium genome:
AAAGACCAGCGTTACCCGCCGCCGCAGAGCCAGCGGCATTTCGGCGGTCAGCGGGGTGAAGGGGAAATTATCAAAGAGGATTTGCCCGCGCGTTGGGGTTTCGAGGAACGCCAGCAGGCGCAGAAGAGTGCTTTTGCCTGAGCCGCTGGGACCAACGATTGCCAGAATCTCTCCTTTCTGAATGCTTAAATTTGGCACATCCAGCACGGTGCGGTTCTGGTAGGTTTGTTGCAGGTGTTCAATGCGGTAGAGCGTT
Encoded proteins:
- a CDS encoding ATP-binding cassette domain-containing protein, encoding METLYRIEHLQQTYQNRTVLDVPNLSIQKGEILAIVGPSGSGKSTLLRLLAFLETPTRGQILFDNFPFTPLTAEMPLALRRRVTLVFQRPVLFNASVRANVAYGLGLRGERNHHQRVEQALRDVGMEKMAHVRARTLSGG